One window of the Syngnathus typhle isolate RoL2023-S1 ecotype Sweden linkage group LG21, RoL_Styp_1.0, whole genome shotgun sequence genome contains the following:
- the pfkfb3 gene encoding 6-phosphofructo-2-kinase/fructose-2,6-bisphosphatase 3, translated as MPRELTQNRIQKIWVPTKDDKPAPRRAGGVPHIANPPTVIVMVGLPARGKTYMSRKLTRYLNWIGMPTKVFNVGEYRREAVKNYSSYDFFKSDNECAVKIREQCALAALRDVKSYLQDEGGQVAVFDATNTTRDRRKLILQFGLENSYRIFFIESVCDDPGVIASNIMEVKVSCPDYKDCNKTDAVLDFQRRIECYKASYQPLDPDQHDRDLSFIKVIDVGRRFLVNRIQDHTQSKIVYYLMNIHVQPRTIYLCRHGESTDNLEGRLGGDAGLSPRGKQFSSALAGFVEEQQMKDLKVWTSQLCSSIQTAEHLRVPYEQWKALNEIDAGLCEEMTYDEIKEKFPEEFALRDEDKYYYRYPAGESYQDLVQRVEPVIMELERQENVLVICHQAVMRCLLAYFLDKSADEMPYLKCPLHTVLKLTPVAYGCKIESISLNVEAVNTHRDRPEEVRRGPGSLIRRNSVTPLTTPETNIKKPRIDNLDEAPIQELPRSVASLALCSPSHLPLTLAGQNLRRHS; from the exons CGGGCGGCGTCCCCCACATCGCCAACCCCCCGACCGTCATCGTGATGGTGGGCCTGCCGGCTCGGGGCAAGACGTACATGTCCAGGAAACTCACGCGCTACCTCAACTGGATCGGCATGCCCACCAAAG TCTTCAACGTGGGGGAGTACCGCAGGGAAGCGGTCAAAAACTACAGCTCCTACGATTTCTTTAAGTCGGATAACGAGTGCGCTGTCAAGATCAGGGA ACAATGTGCCTTAGCAGCCTTGAGGGACGTCAAGTCCTACTTGCAAGACGAGGGAGGCCAAGTCGCG GTCTTTGACGCAACCAACACCACGAGGGATAGGCGGAAGCTCATCCTCCAGTTTGGCCTCGAGAATAGCTACAGG ATCTTTTTCATCGAGTCCGTCTGCGACGACCCGGGCGTCATCGCGTCGAATATCATG GAAGTGAAGGTTTCCTGCCCAGATTACAAAGACTGCAACAAGACGGACGCCGTGTTGGATTTCCAAAGGAGGATTGAATGTTACAAAGCCAGCTACCAGCCTCTGGACCCTGATCAGCACGACAG GGACCTTTCCTTCATCAAGGTGATAGACGTGGGCCGCCGCTTCCTGGTCAACCGCATCCAGGATCACACCCAGAGCAAGATCGTCTACTACCTGATGAACATCCACGTCCAGCCGCGCACCATCTACCTGTGTCGACACGGAGAGAGCACAGACAACCTGGAGGGGCGGCTCGGGGGCGACGCTGGCCTCTCGCCGAGGGGCAAGCAG TTTTCCAGCGCCTTGGCTGGATTCGTGGAGGAGCAGCAGATGAAAGATCTGAAGGTCTGGACCAGCCAGTTGTGCAGCAGCATCCAGACAGCTGAGCACCTGAGGGTCCCGTACGAGCAGTGGAAGGCCCTCAATGAAATTGACGCA ggattaTGTGAGGAGATGACGTACGATGAGATTAAGGAGAAGTTTCCTGAGGAGTTCGCCTTGAGGGATGAAGATAAATACTACTATCGCTACCCCGCTGGAGAG TCCTACCAGGACCTGGTCCAGAGGGTGGAGCCGGTCATTATGGAGCTGGAGCGTCAGGAGAATGTGCTGGTCATCTGCCACCAGGCTGTCATGCGTTGCCTCCTGGCCTACTTCCTGGATAAAAGTGCAG ATGAGATGCCCTACCTGAAGTGTCCCCTTCATACTGTGCTGAAGCTCACCCCCGTGGCCTACGGTTGCAAAATCGAGTCCATCTCTTTGAACGTGGAGGCAGTGAATACTCACAGAGACCGACCCGAG GAGGTAAGGAGAGGTCCGGGGAGCTTGATCCGGAGGAACAGCGTGACTCCTTTGACCACCCCCGAGACCAACATCAAAAAGCCTCGCATCGACAACCTGGATGAAGCTCCCATCCAGGAGCTCCCTCGTTCGGTGGCTTCGTTGGCACTCTGCAGCCCGTCGCACCTCCCGCTAACACTGGCCGGCCAG AACCTGAGGAGACACTCCTGA